One Oscillatoria salina IIICB1 genomic window carries:
- a CDS encoding bifunctional sterol desaturase/short chain dehydrogenase, giving the protein MEILIAITTGLSSVFWVELVRDSYHVLGHVLPSLYRLHVWHHRVFRPDLSVVSDTIYRKAHWYNDVPEALVMLLFSLLPPGIMLIWGIEQQWTAWAGTLYTIFFLLSAIARGLGIAYADELTDLTHRPGSFTSLPGKWLVNRSYHWRHHFDNQNAYYCGTFTFIDKIMGTAVSLKGKTVAITGASGTLGKSLIQELRSRQAKVIALTSSGKTVALTPNDPVKTIIWQVGQEAELASELEKVDILIINHGINVHGDRKKEDIALSYEVNTFSAWRLIELFFTTVKTDADKVTKEVWVNTSEAEVGPAFSPLYELTKRSLGDIVTLKRLDAPCVVRKLILGPFKSNLNPIGVMSSDWVAKQIINLAVRDFRDIIVTINPLTFLAFPIKEICVSTYFKLFTNQSPETSSDNLPEVNSLS; this is encoded by the coding sequence ATGGAAATTTTGATAGCAATTACGACTGGTTTAAGTTCTGTTTTCTGGGTGGAACTGGTAAGAGACTCTTATCATGTTCTCGGTCACGTCCTACCTTCATTGTATCGACTGCACGTTTGGCATCATCGAGTTTTTCGCCCAGACTTATCAGTAGTCAGCGATACGATTTACCGGAAAGCCCACTGGTATAATGACGTACCAGAAGCTTTAGTGATGCTGCTGTTCAGTTTATTACCGCCAGGAATCATGTTGATTTGGGGAATTGAGCAGCAATGGACAGCATGGGCTGGTACTCTTTATACAATCTTCTTTTTGTTGAGTGCGATCGCGCGAGGATTGGGAATAGCCTACGCAGACGAATTAACTGACCTTACCCATCGTCCCGGCAGCTTTACCAGCTTACCTGGAAAATGGTTAGTTAATCGATCCTATCACTGGCGACACCACTTCGACAATCAAAACGCCTATTATTGCGGTACATTCACCTTCATCGATAAAATCATGGGTACAGCAGTTTCGCTCAAAGGTAAAACCGTAGCTATCACTGGAGCATCGGGAACGTTAGGTAAAAGTTTAATCCAAGAGTTGCGATCGCGGCAAGCAAAAGTTATCGCCCTTACTTCTAGCGGAAAAACTGTTGCTTTGACACCCAATGACCCAGTTAAAACTATTATCTGGCAAGTTGGTCAAGAAGCAGAACTCGCAAGCGAATTGGAAAAAGTTGATATCCTGATTATTAATCATGGTATCAATGTACATGGCGACAGGAAAAAAGAAGATATTGCTCTTTCCTACGAAGTTAACACTTTTTCCGCTTGGCGCTTAATCGAATTATTTTTTACAACTGTCAAAACCGATGCAGATAAAGTTACCAAAGAAGTTTGGGTAAACACCTCTGAAGCAGAAGTTGGACCCGCTTTTAGTCCCCTTTACGAACTAACTAAACGTTCATTAGGAGACATTGTTACCCTCAAACGTTTAGATGCACCTTGTGTCGTCCGCAAACTAATTTTAGGTCCTTTCAAAAGTAACCTCAACCCCATTGGGGTGATGTCTAGCGACTGGGTAGCCAAGCAAATAATTAACTTAGCAGTTCGCGATTTTCGGGACATTATTGTCACCATCAATCCTCTGACTTTTCTCGCCTTTCCTATCAAAGAAATTTGCGTTTCCACCTACTTTAAATTGTTTACCAATCAAAGCCCAGAAACCAGCAGCGACAACTTACCCGAAGTCAATTCATTGTCATAA
- a CDS encoding ankyrin repeat domain-containing protein has product MLQFTGQAVGGRQLSEIISIGSIYVLNTNVLFIYLWAIGALIFIFWKILTNPIRKIQSAALKGDIETVRNCLEKGVDPDIRAGQYIAPICIATNRGYQEIVELLIEHGADINQGLDEEDGVNPLLAAAIEQHSELEAMYLELDAKIGIHYAALRGDVEKVISFIQQEQPLNSKRNRGMTPLHLAAMGGHGDVVELLLNNGADINFGAEVSDAPLHQAVRYDCRDIVELLIDRGAKTDCDGLVGNPLNLAIFLNNLEMVELLINKGLDVNMQVSSRTSLPLHLAVRQGYTHIAELLIAHGANVNAREAFCGETPLHKAAWEGHLDIARLLLEHGADVNSIDNLLDGDTPLHLAKINGKWAMMRLLERHGGIDAGITE; this is encoded by the coding sequence GTGCTTCAATTTACAGGTCAAGCAGTGGGCGGTCGGCAATTATCAGAAATAATATCTATTGGGAGTATTTACGTCTTGAATACAAATGTTTTATTTATTTACCTTTGGGCTATTGGAGCTTTAATTTTCATCTTCTGGAAAATCTTGACCAATCCCATTAGAAAAATTCAAAGCGCTGCCTTGAAAGGAGATATAGAAACTGTAAGAAATTGTCTTGAAAAAGGCGTAGACCCTGATATTCGTGCTGGTCAATATATAGCACCAATTTGTATTGCTACTAATCGTGGTTATCAGGAAATAGTAGAACTATTAATTGAACATGGAGCAGACATTAATCAAGGCTTAGATGAAGAAGATGGAGTAAATCCTTTACTTGCAGCAGCAATTGAACAACACTCGGAATTAGAGGCAATGTATCTTGAATTGGATGCAAAAATTGGCATTCACTATGCAGCTTTACGGGGAGATGTGGAAAAAGTTATAAGTTTCATTCAGCAAGAACAACCGCTCAATTCTAAGCGTAATCGTGGGATGACACCATTGCACTTAGCAGCAATGGGCGGTCATGGAGATGTAGTTGAATTATTATTAAACAATGGTGCAGACATTAACTTTGGTGCCGAGGTAAGTGACGCTCCTTTGCATCAAGCAGTTAGATACGATTGTCGAGATATAGTAGAATTGTTAATAGATCGGGGTGCAAAGACTGATTGCGATGGACTAGTAGGAAATCCACTTAATTTAGCCATATTTCTCAATAATTTAGAAATGGTTGAGTTGCTAATTAATAAGGGATTAGATGTCAATATGCAAGTTTCATCAAGGACTAGTTTACCATTACATTTGGCAGTCAGACAAGGTTACACACACATTGCAGAATTATTAATTGCACATGGAGCAAATGTTAATGCTCGCGAGGCTTTTTGTGGAGAAACACCATTACATAAAGCAGCTTGGGAAGGTCATTTAGACATAGCGAGACTATTGCTAGAGCATGGTGCTGATGTAAATAGTATAGACAATCTCCTTGATGGCGATACACCTCTGCATCTGGCGAAAATCAACGGAAAATGGGCAATGATGAGGCTATTAGAACGCCACGGTGGAATTGATGCTGGAATAACGGAATAA
- a CDS encoding DUF4058 family protein, producing MPSPFPGMNPYLESPLFWSGFHHWLIIDIARLLSPQLRPKYLVAVEVRTYETSGEDSLLVGLPDVTIKAAQTASKSTKTNVAVATPATKPLTVNLPIPETIKEGYLEIRDVKTKQVITAIELLSPTNKRSGKGREKYLQKRQRILGSSTHLVEIDLLRGGQTMPMDTKGIKSDYRILVSKENRRPQADLYAFNLRETIPEFPLPLRREDSEPVINLQALINQIYDQASFDLQIDYSQPPIPKLTETERTWADDLLQQLGLK from the coding sequence ATGCCCTCTCCTTTCCCTGGAATGAACCCCTACTTAGAAAGTCCTTTATTTTGGTCAGGATTTCACCATTGGTTAATTATCGATATTGCTAGATTACTCTCACCCCAACTACGACCAAAATATCTAGTAGCAGTAGAAGTTCGTACCTACGAAACTAGCGGCGAAGATAGTTTATTAGTCGGACTTCCTGATGTTACCATTAAAGCTGCTCAAACCGCAAGCAAATCAACAAAAACTAATGTCGCTGTCGCCACACCAGCAACTAAACCTTTAACTGTAAATTTACCAATTCCAGAAACAATTAAAGAAGGATATTTAGAAATTAGAGACGTAAAAACTAAGCAAGTAATTACCGCAATTGAACTATTATCACCTACAAACAAACGTAGCGGAAAAGGTCGAGAAAAATACTTGCAAAAACGCCAGAGAATCTTAGGAAGTTCCACTCATTTAGTCGAAATAGATTTATTACGTGGGGGACAAACAATGCCGATGGATACTAAGGGAATTAAAAGCGATTATCGGATTTTAGTTAGTAAAGAAAATCGTCGTCCCCAAGCTGATTTATATGCTTTTAACTTGCGTGAAACTATTCCAGAATTTCCCCTTCCCTTACGTCGAGAAGATAGCGAACCAGTAATTAATTTACAAGCATTAATTAATCAAATTTACGACCAAGCTAGCTTTGATTTACAAATCGATTATTCTCAGCCACCGATACCCAAACTTACGGAAACAGAGCGAACTTGGGCTGATGATTTGCTACAACAATTAGGACTAAAATAA
- a CDS encoding DUF4058 family protein, which produces MPSPFPGMNPYLESPLFWSGFHHLLISTIAFSLSPQLRPKYLVAVEVRTYETSGEDSLLVGLPDVTIKAAQTASKSTKTNVAVATPATKPLTVNLPIPETIKEGYLEIRDVKTKQVITAIELLSPTNKRAGKGREKYLQKRQRILGSSTHLVEIDLLRGGEAMPMDTNGIKSDYRILVSKENRRPQADLYAFNLRETIPEFPLPLRREDSEPVINLQALINQIYDQASFDLQIDYSQPPIPKLTETERTWADDLLQQLGLK; this is translated from the coding sequence ATGCCTTCTCCTTTTCCTGGAATGAACCCCTACTTAGAAAGTCCTTTATTTTGGTCAGGATTTCATCACCTTTTAATTAGCACAATTGCTTTTTCTCTCTCTCCACAACTACGACCAAAATATCTAGTAGCAGTAGAAGTTCGTACCTACGAAACTAGCGGCGAAGATAGTTTATTAGTCGGACTTCCTGATGTTACCATTAAAGCTGCTCAAACCGCAAGCAAATCAACAAAAACTAATGTCGCTGTCGCCACACCAGCAACTAAACCTTTAACTGTAAATTTACCAATTCCAGAAACCATCAAAGAAGGATATTTAGAAATTAGAGACGTAAAAACTAAGCAAGTAATTACCGCAATTGAACTATTATCTCCCACCAACAAACGCGCCGGAAAAGGTCGAGAAAAATACTTGCAAAAACGCCAGCGAATCTTAGGAAGTTCCACTCATTTAGTCGAAATAGATTTATTACGTGGGGGAGAAGCAATGCCGATGGATACTAATGGAATTAAAAGCGATTATCGGATTTTAGTTAGTAAAGAAAATCGTCGTCCCCAAGCTGATTTATATGCTTTTAACTTGCGTGAAACTATTCCAGAATTTCCCCTTCCCTTACGTCGAGAAGATAGCGAACCAGTAATTAATTTACAAGCATTAATTAATCAAATTTACGACCAAGCTAGCTTTGATTTACAAATCGATTATTCTCAACCACCGATACCCAAACTTACGGAAACAGAGCGAACTTGGGCTGATGATTTGCTACAACAATTAGGACTAAAATAA
- a CDS encoding ABC transporter substrate-binding protein, whose product MGSWLRGYLQKKQPKTRSPNFKNFLRIGNNVKLIDMDRISKKNIVIWLSLALLTLSVIIGWNVFNFSQEKIAIAIVAPLTSEDQTTAAAGESLLKGAQLYIDEINENGGIEGKKLELRVYDDKGEVDEAIEVAKDIVSSSALAVIGHFSIPTSVAAGKIYQAYGIPAITGSATADEVTKWNNWYFRTIFSNKLQGTFIANYINKILEYPRISLVYSSDIYGVKLTEDIEVAFEELGGEIFRKWEIQENSYNLTKDKIVEDLVALKEEGEDPGMIVMATDSEDSSSLLAKIRLHELEFPIFGGNSLGEVSLAHKFANSPQEQNEPGFFTNGVYALAPIIYDISGERGQQFRNRFEERYGYIPGWFAAGYYDAAHAVVAAIEQSFSDEKQLLRDAIAQQDFRESRYLIKEALAKLKSIETTIEAQAQETQFNSQGDPLVPYHVGVFDRGKFISAFTQLELISDVEKVSDFNEQLESGQIIQVGNQYLEKTDIVYVGIDINEVSKIDEKTSSYLLDFYLWFRYQGDVNAENIEFTNYSTERLDSGEKFTLDEPIIEEQQGELNYKVYRIKADFNELFDFRNYPLDSQTLAVRFRHANLTRDKLIYVVDYVGIKDTTTKAILEKWARGKVFDKITDWNVEKISFYPDIMINTSTLGDRRFIDADSEMQYSRFNAVIEIERDFISFSDKNLLPLFFFVVVAYLILFLPFEDISIEAVSGLLLAVVFYHLSLIDALPEGVGYVVALDYAFYIVYSLLALELLILTIGRSNRFHEQKQSVALMKFSRIAFPIILLVSSLLFYWKYV is encoded by the coding sequence ATGGGATCTTGGTTGAGGGGATATCTCCAGAAAAAGCAGCCAAAAACGCGATCGCCCAATTTCAAGAATTTTTTGCGGATTGGCAATAATGTCAAACTAATTGATATGGACAGAATCAGTAAAAAGAACATTGTTATCTGGTTATCTTTAGCGCTTTTGACCCTGAGTGTCATCATTGGCTGGAATGTTTTTAACTTTTCTCAAGAGAAAATTGCGATCGCCATTGTCGCTCCTTTGACCTCAGAAGATCAAACAACAGCAGCAGCAGGTGAATCTTTGTTGAAAGGAGCGCAACTTTACATCGACGAGATTAATGAAAATGGTGGCATTGAAGGCAAAAAGCTAGAGTTACGAGTTTATGACGATAAGGGAGAGGTAGACGAAGCAATCGAGGTTGCTAAAGACATTGTTAGTTCCTCAGCTTTAGCTGTAATTGGTCATTTCTCGATCCCAACCTCCGTAGCAGCAGGAAAAATTTATCAAGCTTATGGTATTCCTGCAATCACAGGGTCGGCTACGGCTGACGAAGTAACTAAATGGAATAACTGGTATTTCCGCACAATTTTTAGTAATAAGCTTCAAGGGACTTTTATTGCTAACTACATCAACAAAATTCTTGAATATCCGCGAATTAGTCTTGTTTATAGCTCTGACATTTACGGGGTTAAGTTAACCGAAGATATAGAAGTAGCTTTTGAGGAATTAGGAGGAGAGATTTTTAGAAAGTGGGAAATCCAAGAAAATTCTTATAATTTAACCAAAGATAAAATCGTCGAAGACTTAGTTGCCCTTAAGGAAGAAGGTGAAGATCCTGGGATGATTGTCATGGCAACCGACAGCGAAGACAGTAGTAGTTTGCTTGCCAAAATTAGGCTTCACGAGCTAGAATTTCCAATTTTTGGTGGCAATTCTTTAGGGGAAGTTTCGTTAGCTCACAAATTTGCTAACTCTCCTCAAGAGCAAAACGAGCCGGGTTTTTTTACCAATGGTGTTTATGCTTTAGCACCGATTATTTATGACATTTCTGGTGAAAGGGGACAGCAATTTAGAAATCGATTTGAAGAACGTTACGGATATATACCCGGTTGGTTTGCTGCTGGTTACTATGATGCAGCCCATGCAGTTGTAGCAGCAATTGAACAATCTTTCAGCGACGAAAAACAGTTACTTCGAGACGCGATCGCGCAACAAGATTTTCGAGAAAGTCGTTATCTAATCAAAGAAGCATTAGCAAAGCTTAAATCGATCGAAACAACGATCGAAGCCCAAGCACAAGAGACTCAGTTTAACAGCCAAGGAGATCCCTTAGTTCCCTATCATGTAGGAGTTTTCGATCGAGGAAAATTTATTTCTGCTTTTACACAATTAGAACTTATTTCTGATGTAGAAAAAGTTAGCGATTTCAATGAACAGCTAGAAAGTGGTCAGATTATTCAAGTAGGAAACCAGTATCTAGAAAAAACCGATATTGTCTATGTTGGAATTGATATTAATGAAGTCAGTAAAATTGATGAAAAAACTTCTTCTTATTTGCTAGATTTTTATCTCTGGTTCCGCTATCAAGGTGATGTTAATGCCGAAAACATTGAATTTACTAACTATAGTACGGAAAGACTCGATTCTGGTGAAAAATTTACCTTAGATGAGCCAATTATCGAAGAACAACAAGGAGAACTTAATTATAAAGTTTATCGCATTAAAGCAGATTTTAACGAACTATTTGATTTTCGTAATTATCCTTTGGATAGCCAAACCTTAGCTGTGCGCTTCCGCCATGCCAATTTAACTAGAGATAAACTAATTTATGTAGTAGATTATGTCGGTATAAAAGACACAACCACTAAGGCGATTCTTGAAAAGTGGGCAAGAGGCAAAGTTTTTGACAAAATTACTGACTGGAATGTAGAAAAAATATCCTTTTATCCAGACATTATGATTAATACGTCAACATTAGGCGATCGCCGCTTTATTGATGCTGACTCAGAGATGCAATATTCTCGTTTTAATGCTGTTATCGAGATCGAACGAGATTTTATTAGTTTCAGCGACAAAAATTTATTACCTTTATTCTTTTTCGTTGTTGTCGCTTATCTCATCCTCTTCCTTCCTTTTGAGGATATTTCTATTGAAGCTGTGAGTGGACTACTTCTAGCAGTTGTTTTTTATCACCTTAGTTTAATTGATGCACTACCAGAAGGAGTAGGTTATGTAGTTGCCCTTGACTATGCTTTCTACATTGTTTATAGTTTATTGGCTTTAGAATTGCTAATCTTGACGATTGGTCGTAGCAATCGGTTTCACGAACAAAAACAGAGCGTAGCATTAATGAAGTTTTCTCGCATTGCTTTTCCGATAATTTTATTAGTCAGTTCGCTTTTGTTCTACTGGAAATATGTTTAA
- a CDS encoding ABC transporter substrate-binding protein translates to MYLKKLNVKKFSLSIFLLIILIATIVFGCQNSSEQVDKSYFDSAETIERLSLDTGVLTIWWDKGFIEEEKTFFQKIVNDWEKQQNKKVQLVFFDENQLVEQIEAAVAAGNPPDLTIDRTQLALLYAWEDKLVDVSSTIAPVADFISDSALENAQLFNQVEQKKSYYAVPLYQEAVYLHYWRDWLEELGYSPQDIPQDWDGFWEFWTQLQERLRSEQQQEIFSLGFPSSPYSTETFFLFEYILEAYNVQVVDEAGQLVIEQQENRQGLVEALKWWSELYQEGYIPPSALVWRNEDNNSSFYNRIMAITANPSLSIPAARFHEKDLYLNKLATIEFPRKPDGQPMRYLIEVRQALIFKDSPNQKDAKSFLSYLIEPTVLDSYIEAADGRFFPVNTSGWNDPFWTNADDPHITEVKKIMTQSPTRPYSFSTNPGYVEALEENVWGEALYGILVEGISPEKAAKNAIAQFQEFFADWQ, encoded by the coding sequence ATGTACTTGAAAAAGCTAAATGTTAAAAAATTCTCTCTCTCAATATTCTTACTGATTATTTTAATAGCGACGATAGTATTTGGTTGTCAAAACTCATCGGAGCAAGTAGACAAATCTTATTTTGATAGTGCCGAAACGATAGAAAGACTTTCCTTAGACACAGGGGTACTTACCATCTGGTGGGACAAAGGTTTTATCGAGGAAGAAAAGACGTTTTTCCAAAAAATTGTTAACGACTGGGAAAAACAACAAAACAAAAAAGTTCAGCTAGTCTTTTTCGACGAAAATCAATTAGTTGAACAAATCGAAGCAGCAGTAGCAGCAGGAAATCCTCCCGATCTCACTATCGATCGCACTCAATTAGCACTTTTGTATGCCTGGGAAGATAAACTTGTAGATGTGAGTTCGACCATCGCACCAGTTGCAGATTTTATTTCCGACTCAGCATTAGAAAATGCCCAGCTTTTTAATCAAGTTGAGCAGAAAAAAAGCTATTACGCCGTACCTCTTTATCAAGAAGCTGTTTATCTTCATTACTGGCGAGACTGGCTCGAAGAATTAGGATATAGTCCACAAGATATTCCTCAAGATTGGGATGGTTTTTGGGAATTTTGGACTCAATTACAAGAGCGCTTGCGTTCGGAACAACAGCAAGAAATCTTCAGTTTAGGGTTTCCTAGTTCCCCATATTCTACAGAGACTTTCTTCCTTTTTGAATATATTTTAGAAGCCTACAACGTTCAAGTTGTGGACGAAGCAGGGCAGCTAGTAATCGAACAGCAGGAAAACCGTCAAGGACTTGTGGAAGCTTTAAAATGGTGGTCAGAGTTATACCAGGAAGGATATATTCCACCTTCAGCTTTAGTCTGGAGAAATGAAGACAACAATTCTAGCTTCTATAATCGAATTATGGCGATAACAGCTAATCCCAGTCTTTCAATTCCGGCTGCTCGCTTTCACGAAAAGGATCTTTATTTAAACAAGCTAGCTACAATAGAATTTCCCCGTAAACCTGATGGTCAGCCAATGCGCTACTTAATTGAGGTTAGGCAAGCTTTGATCTTTAAAGATTCTCCGAACCAAAAAGATGCAAAAAGCTTTTTATCCTATCTAATTGAGCCAACAGTCTTAGACAGCTATATCGAAGCAGCAGATGGTCGTTTTTTTCCTGTAAATACATCTGGTTGGAATGACCCTTTTTGGACGAATGCTGACGATCCTCATATTACTGAAGTGAAGAAAATTATGACTCAATCTCCTACTCGTCCTTATTCTTTCAGCACCAACCCAGGCTATGTAGAGGCGCTAGAAGAAAATGTTTGGGGTGAAGCTCTTTATGGGATCTTGGTTGAGGGGATATCTCCAGAAAAAGCAGCCAAAAACGCGATCGCCCAATTTCAAGAATTTTTTGCGGATTGGCAATAA